A window from Staphylococcus succinus encodes these proteins:
- a CDS encoding FAD-dependent oxidoreductase, with protein MKKQDLKHIAIIGGGPGGLMLGLLLQRQGLPFTIYERGYKTTNNDRGGSLDIHEESGQLPLKEAGIYDDFRKYARYEGEDTRIVRKDGTILYDEDAEDEGERPEIDRGKLCDIIIEQIHPEHMKYGYQYEKMIPQKNGQVELIFESGATVMTDLVVGADGAFSKIRPYLTTAEPEYTGISMIEMNSNENEHPDLLKFNKNGKVMGLGGDQAILGQRNGDGRIMAYISSKMSYERLDDYRNLSLDELKATLLNEFAEWGTELKKYIAYSYDDIKFRRIYKLPIGLTWKTQPNITIIGDAAHLMSPFAGEGVNMALYDAYLLAESFKTYDNLSEILKVYEQQMFEITEVHAKESQDNLEIFFSENGAETMAEFFTGME; from the coding sequence ATGAAAAAACAAGATTTAAAACATATAGCAATTATTGGCGGAGGGCCAGGTGGACTGATGTTAGGTTTACTCTTACAACGCCAAGGGTTACCCTTTACCATCTATGAACGTGGATATAAAACCACGAACAATGATCGAGGCGGTTCCCTAGATATTCATGAGGAAAGTGGCCAGTTACCATTGAAAGAAGCAGGTATATATGATGATTTCCGTAAATACGCGCGCTATGAAGGGGAAGATACGCGCATTGTACGTAAAGATGGAACAATATTATACGATGAAGATGCAGAAGATGAGGGTGAAAGACCTGAAATCGATCGAGGAAAATTATGTGATATTATTATTGAACAAATTCACCCAGAACATATGAAATATGGTTATCAATATGAAAAGATGATACCACAAAAGAATGGCCAAGTTGAACTCATATTTGAATCAGGTGCCACAGTAATGACAGATTTAGTTGTTGGTGCAGATGGCGCATTTTCAAAAATCCGTCCATATTTAACAACTGCTGAGCCCGAGTATACAGGCATTTCTATGATAGAGATGAATTCAAATGAAAATGAACATCCAGATCTTCTGAAGTTCAATAAAAATGGGAAAGTCATGGGACTAGGTGGCGATCAAGCAATATTAGGTCAACGTAATGGAGATGGACGTATTATGGCATACATCAGTTCTAAAATGAGCTATGAAAGACTTGATGATTACCGCAACCTTTCGTTAGATGAATTAAAAGCCACACTGTTAAATGAGTTTGCTGAGTGGGGCACAGAGCTAAAAAAATATATTGCATATAGTTATGACGATATTAAGTTTCGTCGTATTTACAAACTCCCTATAGGATTAACATGGAAAACACAACCTAATATTACAATTATTGGAGATGCTGCTCACCTTATGAGTCCATTTGCAGGTGAAGGAGTAAATATGGCTTTATATGATGCATACCTTTTAGCGGAGTCATTCAAAACTTACGATAATCTGTCTGAAATATTGAAAGTTTATGAGCAACAAATGTTCGAAATTACAGAAGTTCACGCGAAAGAATCGCAAGATAATTTAGAAATATTCTTCTCAGAAAATGGTGCAGAAACCATGGCGGAATTCTTTACGGGTATGGAATAA
- a CDS encoding PadR family transcriptional regulator yields the protein MFNRLFHNQRFAMMQQEGSGGRDFDGFERMFSAMNGRDRFFKKGNLQFSILKLLEEEPQHGYQIIKGLEARFKGFYSPSPGSVYPILQMLEDRGFVSVSKEGKKKIYTVTKEGSQFLKENGSNDAFTKRMEQFENMDMDKMQESRDKLQALFKSFMLAGQSAMQDEQTYEAFQQLIKETNDKLLQFRKEK from the coding sequence ATGTTTAATAGACTATTTCACAATCAAAGGTTTGCAATGATGCAGCAAGAAGGTAGTGGTGGCCGTGATTTTGATGGATTTGAAAGAATGTTTTCTGCTATGAATGGAAGAGACCGCTTCTTTAAAAAAGGGAATTTACAATTTAGTATATTAAAGTTATTAGAAGAAGAGCCTCAACATGGCTATCAAATCATTAAAGGTCTAGAAGCACGATTTAAAGGATTTTATTCACCAAGTCCAGGTAGTGTTTATCCGATTCTACAAATGTTAGAAGATCGTGGATTTGTTTCAGTTTCAAAAGAAGGTAAAAAGAAAATCTACACAGTGACAAAAGAAGGATCACAATTTTTAAAAGAAAATGGTAGTAACGACGCATTTACAAAACGTATGGAACAATTCGAAAATATGGACATGGATAAAATGCAAGAATCAAGAGATAAATTACAAGCATTGTTCAAATCATTTATGTTAGCGGGTCAAAGCGCAATGCAAGACGAGCAAACATATGAAGCATTTCAGCAACTTATTAAAGAAACTAATGACAAACTATTACAATTCCGTAAAGAGAAATAA